From one Variovorax sp. PBL-H6 genomic stretch:
- a CDS encoding MmgE/PrpD family protein yields MTSMTSPTETLARFAACLRFGDIPAPVVRRAEDLLVDWFGSAIAGHGARPVETIAAFAREMGPTTGPSEVLVGRTRSSPYFAAMVNAAASHVAEQDDVHNGSVFHPATVVFPVALGLAQALGASGERLLAAAVAGYEVGIRVGEFLGRSHYKVFHTTGTAGTLAAAATAGHLLGLDAARMQHAFGSAGTQSAGLWEFLRTGADSKQLHTAHAAAAGLMAATLARDGFTGAQQILEGPQGLAAGMSQDADPKRLVDGLGTRWALAETSFKYHASCRHTHPAADALLAVMRDHQLRPEDLAQVTTHVHQGAIDVLGPVVDPATVHQSKFSMGTVLALAARFGQAGLAEFDTHFRDAETQALRERVRMELDAEVDAAYPKRWIGKVTVHTHDGRVLQGRVDEPKGDPGNTLDREEIAAKALRLCAFSGGASEAEMQAALERLWHVARAPAVGMLLVRAS; encoded by the coding sequence ATGACCTCCATGACCTCACCCACCGAAACCCTCGCGCGTTTTGCTGCTTGCCTTCGCTTCGGCGATATCCCGGCGCCAGTCGTGCGCCGTGCCGAGGATCTGCTGGTCGACTGGTTCGGCTCGGCCATTGCCGGGCATGGCGCACGGCCGGTCGAGACCATCGCCGCCTTCGCGCGCGAAATGGGACCCACGACGGGGCCCAGCGAAGTGCTGGTGGGCCGCACGCGCAGCAGCCCTTACTTCGCGGCCATGGTCAACGCCGCAGCTTCTCATGTGGCCGAGCAGGACGACGTGCACAACGGCTCGGTCTTTCACCCCGCGACGGTGGTGTTCCCGGTCGCGCTGGGCTTGGCGCAGGCGCTGGGCGCAAGCGGCGAGCGCTTGTTGGCGGCCGCGGTCGCGGGCTACGAGGTTGGCATCCGCGTGGGCGAGTTCCTCGGGCGTTCGCACTACAAAGTCTTCCACACCACCGGCACGGCCGGCACGCTCGCGGCGGCGGCGACCGCCGGGCATCTGCTGGGGCTCGATGCCGCGCGCATGCAGCATGCCTTCGGCTCGGCTGGCACCCAGTCTGCGGGGCTCTGGGAGTTCCTGCGGACCGGGGCAGACTCCAAGCAATTGCACACGGCGCATGCCGCTGCCGCCGGACTCATGGCCGCGACGTTGGCACGCGATGGTTTTACCGGGGCGCAGCAGATCCTCGAAGGTCCGCAGGGGCTGGCTGCGGGCATGTCGCAGGACGCCGATCCGAAGCGCCTGGTGGATGGCCTCGGCACACGATGGGCGCTGGCGGAAACATCCTTCAAATACCACGCCTCGTGCCGCCACACGCACCCCGCGGCCGATGCGCTGCTGGCGGTCATGCGCGACCACCAGTTGCGACCGGAGGACCTGGCGCAGGTGACCACGCATGTGCACCAGGGCGCCATCGACGTGCTGGGGCCAGTGGTCGACCCGGCCACGGTGCACCAGTCGAAATTCTCGATGGGCACGGTGCTCGCGCTGGCGGCACGCTTCGGGCAGGCCGGGCTTGCCGAGTTCGATACGCATTTTCGGGATGCCGAGACACAGGCACTGCGCGAGCGCGTGCGGATGGAACTTGACGCCGAAGTGGACGCCGCTTACCCGAAGCGCTGGATCGGCAAGGTCACTGTCCATACCCACGACGGCCGAGTGCTGCAAGGCCGCGTGGACGAGCCCAAGGGCGATCCCGGCAACACGCTCGACCGCGAGGAGATCGCCGCCAAGGCCCTGCGCCTCTGCGCCTTCAGCGGCGGCGCGAGCGAGGCGGAGATGCAGGCAGCGCTGGAACGCCTTTGGCATGTGGCGCGTGCGCCTGCCGTCGGCATGTTGCTGGTCCGCGCGTCGTGA
- a CDS encoding CaiB/BaiF CoA transferase family protein, with translation MTRPLDGITVVSLEHAIAAPFCTRQLADLGARVIKVERPGVGDFARAYDQRVGGEASHFVWVNRSKESLALDLKQEAAQAVLQELVSGADVLVQNLAPGAAARMGLGAEALMARHPALIVCDISGYGEDGPYRDKKAYDLLIQSEAGFLSVTGTSDAPCKSGNSIADIAAGMYAYTGILAALLQRGKTGKGSHIDVSMLESLAEWMGYPMYYAYEGAPPPPRSAASHATIYPYGPFATGDGGTVMLGLQNEREWKQFCECVLLQPQLAADPRFDANARRNANRDALQAVILETFAALDTAQVLERLDTAQIANARMNDMAGLWAHPQLKARGCWREVESPAGAIPALLPPGRQSAFDYRMDPIPAVGAHTGSILRSLGRSEADIHALRAKAAI, from the coding sequence ATGACGAGACCGCTGGATGGCATCACCGTCGTTTCGCTGGAACACGCGATCGCCGCACCTTTCTGCACCCGACAGCTGGCCGACCTCGGTGCCCGCGTGATCAAGGTCGAGCGCCCGGGCGTCGGCGACTTCGCCCGCGCCTACGACCAGCGTGTGGGCGGCGAGGCCTCGCATTTCGTGTGGGTCAACCGGTCGAAGGAAAGCCTCGCGTTGGACCTGAAGCAGGAGGCGGCGCAGGCCGTGCTGCAGGAACTGGTGTCCGGGGCGGACGTGCTGGTGCAGAACCTCGCACCGGGCGCGGCGGCGCGCATGGGGCTGGGCGCCGAGGCGCTGATGGCGAGGCATCCCGCGCTGATCGTGTGCGACATCTCCGGCTACGGGGAGGACGGTCCCTACCGCGACAAGAAGGCCTACGACCTGCTCATCCAGAGCGAGGCCGGCTTCCTGTCTGTCACCGGCACCTCGGACGCGCCCTGCAAGTCGGGAAACTCGATCGCCGACATCGCTGCCGGCATGTACGCCTATACCGGCATCCTTGCGGCCTTGTTGCAGCGAGGCAAGACAGGCAAGGGCTCGCACATCGACGTGTCGATGCTGGAGTCGCTGGCCGAGTGGATGGGCTACCCGATGTACTACGCCTACGAGGGCGCGCCGCCGCCGCCGCGCAGCGCGGCCTCGCACGCGACCATCTACCCCTATGGTCCCTTCGCCACGGGCGATGGCGGTACCGTCATGCTCGGCCTGCAGAACGAACGCGAATGGAAGCAGTTCTGCGAGTGCGTGCTGCTGCAGCCGCAGCTCGCGGCCGATCCGCGCTTCGACGCGAATGCCAGGCGCAATGCCAACCGCGATGCGCTGCAGGCCGTCATCCTCGAGACCTTCGCGGCGCTCGACACGGCGCAGGTGCTCGAGCGGCTCGACACGGCGCAGATCGCCAATGCGCGGATGAACGACATGGCAGGGCTCTGGGCGCACCCGCAATTGAAGGCGCGCGGCTGCTGGCGCGAGGTCGAATCGCCTGCGGGTGCCATCCCGGCCCTGCTGCCGCCGGGACGGCAGAGCGCTTTCGACTACCGCATGGATCCGATTCCCGCGGTCGGTGCGCACACCGGATCCATCCTGCGCTCGCTCGGGCGCAGCGAGGCTGACATCCACGCGCTGCGTGCGAAGGCGGCGATCTGA
- a CDS encoding acyl-CoA dehydrogenase family protein, whose amino-acid sequence MKTQIPTPDAHQDMREALRDLCGRFDSAYWQKVDHERGYPEAFVNALTEAGWLAALIPADFGGSGLGLAEASVIMEEVNFSGGNAGSCHGQMYNMGTLLRHGSEVQKRQYLPKIATGELRLQTMAVTEPTTGTDTTQLKTTAVKKGDRYVVNGQKVWISRIQHSDLMILLARTTPLAEVKKKSEGMSIFIVDLKQAIGSGMTVRPILNMVNHETNEVFFDNLEIPAENLIGEEGKGFKYILDGLNAERTLIAAECIGDAWWFIERARRYASDRQVFGRAIGQNQGIQFPIAADYIEAEAANLMRFRACALFDAGQPCGAEANMAKYLAAKASWEAANTCLQTHGGFGFACEYDVERKFRETRLYQVAPISTNLIYSYVAEHLLGLPRSF is encoded by the coding sequence ATGAAGACCCAGATCCCCACCCCCGACGCGCATCAAGACATGCGCGAAGCCCTGCGCGACCTGTGCGGCCGCTTCGACTCCGCCTACTGGCAGAAGGTCGACCATGAGCGCGGCTATCCCGAGGCTTTCGTGAATGCGCTGACCGAAGCCGGCTGGCTGGCGGCACTGATCCCGGCCGACTTCGGCGGCTCCGGCCTGGGCCTCGCCGAGGCCTCGGTGATCATGGAAGAGGTCAATTTCTCCGGCGGAAACGCCGGCTCGTGCCATGGCCAGATGTACAACATGGGTACGCTGTTGCGGCACGGCAGCGAGGTGCAGAAGCGCCAGTACCTGCCGAAGATCGCGACCGGCGAACTGCGCCTGCAGACCATGGCCGTGACCGAGCCCACCACCGGGACCGATACGACGCAGCTCAAGACCACCGCTGTGAAGAAGGGCGACCGCTACGTGGTCAATGGGCAGAAGGTCTGGATCTCGCGCATCCAGCACTCGGACCTGATGATCCTGCTGGCGCGCACCACGCCGCTCGCGGAGGTGAAGAAGAAGTCAGAGGGGATGTCGATCTTCATCGTCGACCTGAAGCAGGCGATAGGGAGCGGGATGACCGTGCGGCCTATCCTCAATATGGTCAATCACGAGACGAACGAGGTCTTCTTCGACAACCTCGAGATCCCCGCGGAGAACCTGATCGGCGAGGAGGGCAAGGGCTTCAAGTACATCCTCGACGGCCTCAACGCCGAGCGCACGCTGATCGCGGCCGAATGCATCGGCGATGCGTGGTGGTTCATCGAACGCGCGCGTCGCTATGCGAGCGACCGGCAGGTGTTCGGCCGCGCCATCGGGCAGAACCAGGGCATCCAGTTCCCGATCGCCGCCGACTACATCGAGGCCGAGGCGGCCAACCTCATGCGCTTCAGGGCCTGTGCGCTGTTCGATGCGGGCCAGCCCTGCGGGGCTGAGGCCAACATGGCCAAGTACCTGGCGGCCAAGGCCTCCTGGGAGGCGGCCAACACCTGCCTCCAGACCCACGGCGGCTTCGGCTTCGCGTGCGAATACGACGTGGAGCGCAAGTTCCGCGAGACACGGCTCTACCAGGTGGCGCCGATCTCGACCAACCTTATCTACTCCTACGTGGCCGAGCACCTGCTGGGCTTGCCGCGTTCGTTCTGA
- a CDS encoding LysR substrate-binding domain-containing protein — protein sequence MQFDLTDLRLFVAAAELGSLTRAAEHQHLSLAAASARIKALEAQSGLALLAREARGVRLLPPGEAFLHHARLLLHQASQLGAELKEYGGGLRGHLRVFANTTAVSDFLPEILPAFLARHPRINIDLQEKPNAQIPHGVLDGRADIGIVAGRIDTLGLEAIHFSTDRLVLVTSRKHRFARRRRIAFAETLDEDAVGMQSGSTLHAFLAQITESLGKSQKLRIQLGGFDAMCRMIGSGVGIGVVPESAARRNLETMKLALIELSDPWCVRERYLLVRNRAALPAYAQALVDTLCAHYAQQGVRSG from the coding sequence ATGCAATTCGACCTGACCGACCTGCGCCTCTTCGTTGCCGCAGCCGAGCTCGGCAGCCTGACGCGCGCGGCCGAGCACCAGCACCTGTCGCTGGCAGCGGCCAGCGCACGCATCAAGGCGCTGGAGGCGCAATCGGGCTTGGCGCTGCTGGCGCGCGAGGCGCGCGGCGTGCGCCTGCTGCCGCCGGGCGAGGCCTTCCTCCACCACGCGCGCCTGTTGCTGCACCAGGCCAGCCAGCTCGGCGCCGAGCTCAAGGAGTACGGCGGCGGCCTGCGCGGCCATCTGCGGGTGTTCGCCAACACCACCGCCGTGAGCGACTTCCTTCCCGAGATCCTGCCCGCCTTCCTGGCGCGCCATCCGCGGATCAACATCGACCTTCAGGAAAAACCGAACGCACAGATCCCGCACGGCGTGCTCGATGGCCGCGCCGACATCGGCATCGTCGCCGGCCGCATCGACACGCTAGGGCTGGAGGCGATTCACTTCAGCACCGATCGGCTGGTGCTCGTGACCTCGCGCAAGCACCGCTTCGCCCGGCGCCGCCGCATCGCCTTTGCCGAGACGCTGGACGAGGACGCCGTCGGCATGCAGTCGGGCAGCACGCTGCATGCGTTCCTGGCGCAGATCACCGAAAGCCTCGGCAAGAGCCAGAAGCTGCGAATCCAGCTCGGGGGATTCGACGCCATGTGCCGCATGATCGGCAGCGGTGTCGGCATCGGCGTGGTGCCGGAATCCGCCGCGCGCCGCAACCTCGAAACCATGAAGCTGGCGCTGATCGAGCTCAGCGATCCGTGGTGCGTGCGCGAGCGCTACCTGCTGGTGCGCAACCGCGCGGCGCTGCCGGCCTATGCGCAGGCGCTGGTCGACACCCTGTGCGCGCACTACGCGCAGCAGGGAGTTCGCTCGGGTTGA
- a CDS encoding acetyl-CoA C-acetyltransferase yields MEDIVIVSAARTAVGKFGGSLANIAATELGSIVIKEVLERAKVGPDQIGEVIMGQVLAAGSGQNPARQALLKSGITKETPALTINAVCGSGLKAVMLAAQAVATGDSEIVVAGGQESMSLAPHVLPNSRNGQRMGDWKLVDSMIVDGLWDVYNQYHMGITAENVAKKYDISRAAQDELALASQTKAAAAQDAGKFKDEIVAVNIPQRKGDPVVFAQDEFINRKTSAEGLAGLRPAFDKAGGVTAGNASGLNDGAAAVMVMTAKKAAALGLKPLGRIASYASTGLDPAFMGMGPVPASQKALQRAGWKPQDLDVLEINEAFAAQACAVNREMGWDVNKVNVNGGAIAIGHPIGASGCRILVTLLHEMQRQNAKKGIASLCIGGGMGVALTIER; encoded by the coding sequence ATGGAAGACATCGTCATCGTTTCGGCCGCACGCACGGCCGTGGGCAAGTTCGGCGGATCGCTCGCCAACATCGCGGCCACCGAGCTCGGCTCGATCGTGATCAAGGAAGTGCTCGAGCGCGCGAAGGTCGGCCCGGACCAGATCGGCGAGGTCATCATGGGCCAGGTGCTCGCTGCGGGCAGCGGGCAGAACCCGGCGCGCCAGGCGCTGCTGAAGAGCGGCATCACCAAGGAAACGCCGGCGCTCACCATCAACGCGGTGTGCGGCTCGGGGCTCAAGGCGGTGATGCTGGCTGCGCAGGCCGTGGCCACGGGCGACAGCGAGATCGTGGTGGCCGGCGGGCAGGAGAGCATGAGCCTCGCGCCGCACGTGCTGCCCAACTCGCGCAACGGGCAACGCATGGGCGACTGGAAACTGGTCGACTCGATGATCGTCGACGGCCTCTGGGACGTGTACAACCAGTACCACATGGGCATCACGGCCGAGAACGTGGCCAAGAAGTACGACATCAGCCGCGCCGCGCAGGACGAGCTCGCGCTCGCCAGCCAGACCAAGGCCGCGGCCGCGCAGGACGCCGGCAAGTTCAAGGACGAGATCGTCGCCGTCAACATTCCGCAGAGGAAGGGCGACCCTGTCGTCTTCGCCCAGGACGAATTCATCAACCGCAAGACCAGCGCCGAAGGCCTGGCCGGCCTGCGCCCTGCCTTCGACAAGGCCGGCGGCGTGACGGCCGGCAATGCGTCGGGCCTCAATGATGGCGCCGCCGCCGTGATGGTAATGACCGCCAAGAAAGCGGCCGCGCTGGGCCTGAAGCCGCTGGGCCGCATCGCCAGCTACGCCAGCACCGGGCTCGACCCGGCCTTCATGGGCATGGGCCCGGTGCCAGCCTCGCAGAAGGCACTGCAGCGCGCCGGCTGGAAGCCGCAGGACCTCGACGTGCTCGAGATCAACGAGGCCTTTGCCGCGCAGGCCTGCGCCGTCAACCGCGAGATGGGCTGGGATGTCAACAAGGTCAACGTGAATGGCGGTGCCATCGCCATCGGCCATCCGATCGGCGCCTCCGGCTGCCGCATCCTGGTCACGCTGCTGCACGAGATGCAGCGCCAGAACGCGAAGAAGGGCATCGCGTCGCTGTGCATTGGCGGCGGCATGGGCGTTGCGCTCACCATCGAGCGCTGA
- the phaC gene encoding class I poly(R)-hydroxyalkanoic acid synthase — protein sequence MRQEQQAAAESAFAPFQQALAQGWEKALGSFQSLGKGAPVDTPWEMPRFTFSATRLQELQKQYVEEATELWRQDMAARARGDRRFAAEAWGSNPVAAFSAAVYLLNTRTLLGMAEAVEADAKTRARLRFAIEQWVAASAPSNYLAFNAEAQKRALETQGESIAKGMENLLKDVRQGHLSMTDESAFEVGRNVGTTEGAVVFENELFQLLEYKPLTAKVYERPLLLIPPCINKFYILDLQPENSLIRFAVEQGHRVFVVSWRNPDASLDKATWDDYIENAAIKAIQVTREISGQDKKGGQIDTLGFCVGGTILSTALAVLAARGEQPASSVTLLTTLLDFSDTGILDIFIDEAFVRFREMQMASGGLLAGSELASTFSFLRPNDLVWNYVVGNYLKGETPPPFDLLYWNSDATNLPGPWYCWYLRNTYHENKLAQPGALTVAGEQVDLGRIDAPVYVYGSREDHIVPIGGAYASTQLLQGKKRFVMGASGHIAGVINPPAKKKRSHWIRADGKLPKTQAEWLAGATEHPGSWWTDWSNWLKTHSGKQIPVPKAYGKGSAYKAIEPAPGRYVKAKA from the coding sequence ATGAGACAAGAACAACAGGCTGCGGCCGAATCCGCCTTCGCTCCGTTCCAGCAGGCGCTGGCGCAGGGTTGGGAGAAGGCCCTCGGGTCCTTCCAGTCGCTCGGCAAGGGGGCCCCGGTCGATACGCCTTGGGAGATGCCCCGGTTCACCTTCTCAGCCACTCGGCTCCAGGAACTCCAGAAGCAATACGTCGAGGAAGCCACCGAGCTGTGGCGCCAGGACATGGCGGCACGTGCCCGCGGCGACCGGCGCTTTGCCGCCGAGGCGTGGGGCAGCAATCCGGTGGCGGCCTTTTCGGCGGCGGTCTACCTGCTCAACACGCGCACGCTGCTTGGCATGGCCGAAGCGGTGGAGGCCGACGCCAAGACCCGCGCCCGCCTGCGCTTTGCGATCGAGCAGTGGGTGGCAGCCTCGGCGCCCAGCAACTATCTCGCTTTCAACGCCGAGGCCCAGAAGAGGGCACTCGAAACGCAGGGCGAGAGCATCGCCAAGGGCATGGAAAACCTGCTGAAGGACGTTCGGCAGGGGCACCTGAGCATGACCGACGAGAGCGCCTTCGAGGTCGGCCGCAACGTCGGCACCACCGAGGGCGCGGTGGTGTTCGAGAACGAGCTGTTCCAGTTGCTCGAGTACAAACCGCTCACGGCCAAGGTCTACGAGCGGCCTTTGCTGCTGATTCCGCCCTGCATCAACAAGTTCTACATCCTTGACCTCCAGCCCGAGAACTCGTTGATCCGCTTCGCGGTGGAGCAAGGCCATCGCGTGTTCGTGGTGAGCTGGCGCAATCCGGACGCCTCGCTGGACAAGGCCACCTGGGACGACTACATCGAGAACGCCGCCATCAAGGCGATCCAGGTCACGCGCGAGATCAGCGGCCAGGACAAGAAGGGCGGGCAGATCGACACGCTGGGCTTCTGCGTCGGCGGCACCATCCTGTCCACGGCGCTGGCGGTGCTGGCCGCGCGCGGGGAGCAGCCGGCCTCGTCGGTGACGCTGCTCACCACGCTGCTCGACTTCAGCGACACCGGCATCCTCGACATCTTCATCGACGAGGCTTTCGTGCGCTTCCGCGAGATGCAGATGGCATCGGGCGGGCTGCTGGCCGGCAGCGAGCTCGCTTCCACCTTCAGCTTCCTGCGGCCCAACGACCTGGTGTGGAACTACGTGGTCGGCAACTACCTGAAGGGCGAGACTCCGCCCCCCTTCGACCTGCTCTACTGGAACAGCGACGCCACCAACCTGCCCGGGCCCTGGTACTGCTGGTACCTGCGCAACACCTACCACGAGAACAAGCTGGCCCAGCCGGGTGCGCTGACGGTGGCCGGGGAGCAGGTCGACCTGGGCCGCATCGATGCGCCGGTCTACGTCTACGGCTCGCGCGAGGACCATATCGTGCCGATCGGCGGGGCCTACGCGTCGACCCAGCTGCTCCAGGGCAAGAAGCGCTTCGTCATGGGGGCCTCGGGCCACATCGCCGGCGTGATCAATCCGCCTGCCAAGAAAAAGCGCAGCCACTGGATTCGTGCCGACGGCAAGCTGCCGAAGACCCAGGCCGAATGGCTGGCCGGTGCCACAGAGCATCCCGGCAGCTGGTGGACCGACTGGTCCAACTGGCTCAAGACCCACTCGGGCAAGCAGATCCCTGTCCCCAAGGCCTACGGCAAGGGCAGCGCCTACAAGGCGATCGAGCCCGCGCCGGGCCGCTACGTCAAGGCGAAAGCCTGA
- the pgeF gene encoding peptidoglycan editing factor PgeF, translating into MGIGEALVPDWPAPPGVHALCTTREGGVSRGSYRSLNLGDHVGDAPADVAVNRARLRDALGARAVFLQQVHGTRLLALDAQTPDGAAGDACTTTAAGIACSIMVADCLPVLFTDRRGRRVAAAHAGWRGLAAGVLEEAVSAFAAEAGPGELLAWLGPCIGSEAFEVGDEVRTAFEAAAPQARQCFKPAATSGKWLADLAGLARQRLQAAGLAQLYGNDGSAPWCTVNNPLRFFSHRRDRVSGRFAACIWRD; encoded by the coding sequence ATGGGAATCGGCGAGGCGCTGGTGCCCGACTGGCCCGCGCCGCCCGGCGTGCATGCGCTGTGCACCACGCGCGAAGGCGGGGTGTCCCGGGGGAGCTACCGGAGCCTCAATCTCGGGGACCACGTGGGCGATGCGCCGGCTGACGTGGCCGTCAATCGTGCGCGGCTGCGCGATGCCCTCGGCGCGCGGGCCGTTTTCCTGCAGCAGGTGCATGGGACCCGGCTGCTGGCACTGGATGCGCAGACGCCGGACGGCGCCGCGGGCGATGCCTGCACCACCACCGCGGCCGGCATTGCCTGCAGCATCATGGTGGCCGACTGCCTGCCCGTTCTCTTCACTGACCGCCGGGGCCGGCGCGTGGCTGCTGCGCATGCCGGATGGCGCGGCCTGGCGGCGGGCGTGCTGGAGGAAGCTGTAAGCGCTTTCGCAGCCGAAGCGGGACCGGGCGAGCTCCTGGCCTGGCTCGGCCCCTGCATCGGGTCCGAAGCCTTCGAGGTGGGCGACGAAGTCCGGACCGCCTTCGAGGCCGCGGCGCCGCAGGCCCGGCAGTGCTTCAAGCCCGCCGCCACGTCGGGCAAGTGGCTCGCAGACCTCGCGGGCCTGGCGCGGCAGCGCCTGCAGGCGGCAGGCCTCGCCCAGCTCTATGGCAACGACGGAAGCGCACCCTGGTGCACGGTGAACAACCCGTTACGTTTTTTCTCGCACCGGCGGGACCGCGTCAGCGGCCGTTTCGCCGCCTGCATCTGGCGCGACTGA
- the maiA gene encoding maleylacetoacetate isomerase → MKLYNYFRSSASFRVRIALNLKGLDYDYLPVHIARGEHKTGPFSAISPDMLVPLLEDDGERLTQSMAIIEYLDEIHPEPALLPRDPLGRAHVRALAQSIACEIHPLNNLRVLKYLVRELKIGDDAKNAWYRHWVREGMLAFERQLVQRPASLYCWGDTPTLADCCLVPQVFNGQRFDCDFSGLPRTMAAFEACMQLDAFQRAQPSRCPDAEP, encoded by the coding sequence ATGAAGCTCTACAACTACTTCCGCTCCTCTGCTTCGTTCCGGGTCCGCATCGCGCTCAATCTCAAGGGCCTGGACTACGACTACCTCCCGGTGCACATCGCGCGCGGCGAGCACAAGACCGGGCCCTTCTCCGCCATCTCGCCCGACATGCTGGTGCCACTGCTGGAAGACGATGGCGAGCGCCTCACGCAGTCGATGGCAATCATCGAATACCTGGACGAGATCCATCCCGAGCCCGCGCTGCTGCCACGCGACCCCTTGGGCCGGGCGCATGTGCGGGCCCTGGCGCAGTCGATTGCCTGCGAGATCCATCCGCTGAACAACCTGCGCGTGCTCAAGTACCTGGTGCGCGAGCTCAAGATCGGCGACGACGCCAAGAACGCCTGGTACCGCCACTGGGTGCGCGAGGGCATGCTGGCCTTCGAGCGGCAGCTGGTCCAGCGCCCGGCGAGCCTCTATTGCTGGGGCGACACGCCCACGCTGGCCGACTGCTGCCTGGTGCCGCAGGTCTTCAACGGCCAGCGCTTCGACTGCGACTTCAGTGGGTTGCCGCGCACCATGGCGGCGTTCGAGGCCTGCATGCAGCTCGACGCGTTCCAGCGCGCCCAGCCCTCGCGCTGCCCCGACGCGGAGCCCTGA
- a CDS encoding fumarylacetoacetate hydrolase family protein, with product MASEYVFTPSATVSLPVVGRAARFPVHRIYCVGRNYEEHAKEMGFTGREPPFFFMKPADAVVAVDADQTGTMAYPTLTKNLHHEIELVAAIGTGGKNIKAADAMKHIFGYAVGLDMTRRDLQGDMKKQGRPWDIGKSFEQSAPTGPIVPAAQAGDIEHAEISLQVNGQHRQRSNVSKLIWNMAETIEHLSAAWELQPGDLIFTGTPEGVAAVVAGDTLVGQVAGLPTLTVKVV from the coding sequence ATGGCTTCCGAATACGTCTTCACTCCGTCGGCAACGGTGTCCCTGCCCGTGGTCGGCCGGGCCGCCCGCTTTCCCGTGCACCGCATCTACTGCGTCGGCCGCAACTACGAAGAGCACGCCAAGGAAATGGGCTTTACCGGCCGCGAGCCGCCCTTCTTCTTCATGAAGCCTGCCGATGCCGTGGTTGCCGTCGATGCGGACCAGACCGGCACCATGGCCTACCCCACGTTGACCAAGAACCTGCACCACGAGATCGAGCTGGTGGCGGCCATCGGCACCGGGGGCAAGAACATCAAGGCGGCCGATGCGATGAAGCACATCTTCGGCTACGCCGTGGGGCTGGACATGACGCGCCGCGACCTGCAGGGCGACATGAAGAAGCAGGGCCGCCCCTGGGACATCGGCAAGAGTTTCGAGCAGAGCGCGCCCACCGGGCCGATCGTGCCGGCGGCCCAGGCCGGCGACATCGAGCACGCCGAGATCTCCCTGCAGGTCAATGGCCAGCACCGCCAGCGCAGCAACGTGAGCAAGCTGATCTGGAACATGGCCGAAACCATCGAGCACCTCTCGGCCGCCTGGGAACTGCAGCCCGGCGACCTGATCTTCACCGGCACCCCCGAAGGCGTGGCCGCGGTAGTGGCCGGAGACACCCTGGTCGGCCAGGTCGCGGGCCTCCCGACGCTCACGGTCAAGGTGGTCTGA
- a CDS encoding NUDIX hydrolase, whose amino-acid sequence MLLRVPIKHCKNCGTAVVYRIPDDGDTRERAICPACHTVHYENPLNVVGTIPVLGDRVLLCKRNIEPRWGKWTLPAGFMELNETTAQGAARETDEEAGAEYEMEGLFAVISVVRVGQVHLFYRARLLSDRFDPGHETIEARLFTEEEIPWDEIAFRTVREALTHYFEDRRRGSFDRVHQLDIV is encoded by the coding sequence ATGCTCCTGCGCGTCCCTATCAAGCACTGCAAGAACTGCGGCACGGCGGTGGTGTACCGCATTCCCGACGACGGCGACACGCGCGAGCGAGCCATCTGTCCGGCCTGCCACACGGTGCACTACGAGAACCCGCTCAACGTGGTGGGCACCATCCCCGTACTGGGCGACCGCGTGCTGCTCTGCAAGCGCAACATCGAGCCGCGCTGGGGCAAGTGGACGCTGCCGGCCGGCTTCATGGAACTCAACGAAACGACCGCGCAGGGCGCCGCCCGCGAGACCGACGAGGAGGCCGGCGCCGAGTACGAGATGGAGGGCCTGTTCGCGGTGATCAGCGTGGTGCGGGTGGGCCAGGTGCACCTCTTCTACCGGGCTCGCCTTCTCAGCGACAGGTTCGACCCCGGGCACGAAACCATCGAGGCCCGCCTCTTCACCGAGGAAGAGATCCCCTGGGACGAGATCGCCTTTCGCACCGTGCGCGAAGCGCTCACCCATTATTTCGAGGACCGCCGGCGCGGAAGCTTCGACCGGGTCCATCAACTGGACATCGTATGA
- a CDS encoding CreA family protein: MKLLRAPLCCVLLMAAQAQAEQVGEVDTAFKLIGPDHKIVVEAYDDPKVTGVTCYISRARTGGISGAFGLAEDKAEASIACRQVGPVRVTQPLPKREEVYSERLSILFKRLRVVRMVDGPRNTLVYLTYSDRLVEGSPKNSITAVPIDRANPIPLK, from the coding sequence ATGAAGCTCCTTCGCGCACCGCTGTGCTGCGTCCTGCTGATGGCTGCACAGGCACAGGCCGAACAGGTCGGCGAGGTCGACACTGCCTTCAAGCTGATCGGCCCCGATCACAAGATCGTGGTCGAGGCCTACGACGACCCCAAGGTCACCGGTGTGACCTGCTATATCTCGCGCGCCAGGACCGGCGGCATTTCCGGCGCCTTCGGCCTGGCCGAAGACAAGGCCGAGGCCTCGATCGCCTGCCGCCAGGTCGGGCCCGTGCGTGTCACCCAGCCGCTCCCCAAGCGCGAAGAGGTGTACAGCGAGCGGCTTTCCATCCTCTTCAAGCGCCTGCGTGTGGTGCGCATGGTCGATGGCCCGCGCAACACGCTGGTCTACCTGACCTACTCCGATCGCCTGGTCGAAGGCTCCCCGAAGAACAGCATCACCGCAGTGCCCATCGATCGCGCGAACCCGATCCCGCTGAA